A genome region from Pseudanabaena sp. Chao 1811 includes the following:
- a CDS encoding cobyric acid synthase, whose product MKAISVLGTSSNAGKSWMVTALGAWLRRNGVKVAPFKAQNMSNNSYVTLEGGEIGRAQAVQAIACGMGPIAEMNPILLKPSGNGTSQLVLLGEARQHIAAVDYYRHIETLWETVRDTLEFWRDRCDVLLLEGAGSPVELNLMQRDLVNLRPIVYLQGRWLLVGDIEKGGVFAQIIGTHHLIPQSAKELGLGFIVNKFRGDLRLFSDAEKHFREHMPHFPYLGVLPYATDLQPESEDSLCSEAESKGKGAKIAWIRFPHLSNSQDSQPWQLDSGIETVWVKTVAELENARIIILPGSKNTLSDLQWLRTTGLDRAILNAHQQGIPIVGICGGYQMLGKYLGDREGVAGTSGEVAGLGLLPISTEFLASKQVRQVQAIWKSAQSIDQWMAYEIHMGVTKLIDGIESHQVQPLLQVLQTDGDREYYDEGIKGDRVWGSYLHGLFESAHARQALTQLANISQHQPAAISWQCHQQNLYNSMADLLEEHLDLQSIRRYLD is encoded by the coding sequence ATGAAAGCCATCTCTGTTTTAGGAACTTCATCGAATGCTGGTAAAAGCTGGATGGTGACAGCATTAGGGGCATGGCTGCGACGCAATGGTGTAAAAGTTGCTCCCTTTAAAGCCCAAAATATGTCGAATAATTCCTATGTAACATTGGAAGGAGGAGAAATCGGTCGAGCACAGGCAGTTCAAGCGATCGCCTGTGGGATGGGTCCCATCGCCGAAATGAATCCGATTCTCTTAAAACCATCAGGAAATGGAACTTCGCAATTAGTTTTATTAGGAGAAGCCCGTCAACATATCGCCGCCGTTGATTATTATCGACATATCGAAACTCTTTGGGAAACTGTGCGTGACACTCTCGAATTTTGGCGCGATCGCTGTGATGTTTTGTTGCTAGAAGGTGCAGGTAGTCCCGTAGAGCTAAATCTCATGCAGCGCGATCTCGTAAACTTACGACCGATTGTATATTTACAGGGAAGATGGTTATTAGTTGGCGATATTGAAAAAGGAGGTGTATTCGCACAGATTATTGGTACACATCATTTGATTCCCCAATCTGCGAAGGAATTAGGATTAGGGTTTATTGTCAATAAATTTCGGGGAGATTTGCGCCTTTTTAGCGATGCCGAGAAACACTTTCGTGAGCATATGCCACACTTTCCCTATTTGGGTGTACTTCCCTATGCCACAGACCTTCAGCCTGAGAGCGAAGATAGTTTATGCAGTGAAGCGGAATCTAAAGGGAAAGGAGCGAAAATTGCATGGATTCGGTTTCCTCATTTATCAAATTCACAAGACAGTCAACCTTGGCAATTGGATTCAGGAATTGAAACTGTTTGGGTAAAAACGGTTGCAGAACTAGAGAATGCGCGGATTATTATTCTCCCCGGTAGCAAAAACACTCTAAGCGATTTGCAATGGTTGCGAACTACGGGCTTAGATCGCGCAATTCTCAATGCGCACCAACAGGGTATACCGATAGTCGGCATTTGTGGAGGCTATCAGATGTTAGGCAAATATCTAGGCGATCGCGAAGGTGTTGCTGGGACATCAGGGGAAGTAGCAGGGCTAGGGCTATTACCAATTAGCACAGAATTTCTCGCATCAAAACAGGTGCGTCAAGTACAAGCGATCTGGAAATCAGCACAATCTATTGACCAATGGATGGCTTACGAAATCCATATGGGCGTAACGAAATTAATTGATGGAATAGAATCTCATCAGGTACAGCCTTTACTGCAAGTGCTACAAACAGATGGCGATCGCGAATATTACGATGAAGGGATCAAAGGCGATCGCGTTTGGGGCAGTTATTTACATGGTCTCTTTGAGTCAGCCCATGCGCGTCAGGCTTTGACTCAATTAGCCAATATATCTCAACATCAACCTGCCGCTATCTCTTGGCAATGTCATCAACAAAATCTCTATAACAGCATGGCAGATCTACTAGAAGAACATCTAGATCTTCAGTCAATTCGTCGTTATCTAGATTAA
- a CDS encoding T4 RnlA family RNA ligase: protein MSAIDLEKTDQLVAEGYITKRPHPSGELFIYNYTAKAQYDRLWTPETMQCRGLILDREGAIAARPLPKFFNLQEYKESLPAEPFDVYEKLDGSLGILYWYQDQPYIASRGSFNSDQADKANKIFQERYSDAIPLLDKSLTYLFEIIYPANRIVVDYGAYEALVLLAVIETASGREHPIEAFTHLGFPIAKKYDGLKDLEAIANLNEQNQEGFVIRFGSGLRLKFKFADYVKLHRVLTQVTSKVIWEMLRDQTPFEDILERVPDEFYNWVKETKASLLAQYQQIEENAKDDFERIVAIVDRSDRKEMAKHILTCQNHTILFSLLDGKDYSDYIWRTIKPAHEKPFMDDEN, encoded by the coding sequence ATGAGTGCTATCGACTTGGAAAAAACTGATCAATTAGTTGCAGAAGGATATATCACCAAGCGTCCTCATCCTAGTGGTGAACTCTTTATCTATAACTACACGGCTAAAGCTCAGTATGATCGCCTATGGACACCTGAAACGATGCAATGTCGAGGTTTGATTTTAGACCGTGAGGGTGCGATCGCGGCTCGACCTTTACCAAAGTTTTTTAACCTTCAAGAATATAAGGAATCGCTACCAGCAGAGCCTTTTGATGTTTATGAAAAGCTAGATGGCTCCCTAGGGATTCTCTATTGGTATCAAGACCAGCCCTACATTGCTTCTAGGGGTAGTTTTAATTCTGACCAAGCAGATAAAGCAAATAAGATATTTCAGGAGCGTTATTCCGATGCAATTCCATTATTAGACAAATCGCTAACTTATTTGTTTGAAATTATCTATCCTGCTAATCGGATTGTGGTCGATTATGGTGCATATGAGGCGTTAGTACTATTAGCTGTCATTGAAACGGCATCGGGTCGGGAACATCCCATCGAAGCATTTACTCATTTGGGTTTTCCCATTGCTAAAAAATATGATGGCTTAAAAGATTTAGAGGCGATCGCTAATCTTAATGAACAGAATCAAGAGGGATTCGTGATTCGCTTTGGAAGTGGATTACGACTGAAGTTTAAGTTTGCTGATTATGTGAAGTTACACCGTGTCTTGACTCAAGTAACTAGCAAAGTGATTTGGGAAATGCTGCGCGATCAGACTCCCTTTGAAGATATTTTAGAGCGAGTTCCCGATGAGTTTTATAACTGGGTTAAGGAAACGAAAGCTTCTCTCCTTGCTCAATATCAGCAAATTGAGGAGAATGCCAAGGATGACTTTGAGAGGATTGTCGCAATTGTAGATCGGAGCGATCGCAAAGAAATGGCAAAACATATCCTAACTTGCCAAAATCACACAATTTTATTTTCTCTACTAGATGGTAAAGACTATAGTGACTATATTTGGCGCACGATCAAACCTGCCCATGAAAAGCCTTTCATGGATGATGAGAATTAA
- a CDS encoding IS256 family transposase — protein MNIRKELLDELLQECKTPPDLFGEGGILKQLTTALVERALEAELSTHLGYGKHEPRPEGQTNSRNGYSQKKVQGDFGVAEIAVPRDRQGEFEPQMVKKGQSRLSGLDEKIIALYARGMSVRDIQAQLQEMYGVEVSPTLISNVTDAVIDEVKQWQNRPLEAVYPIVFLDCLVIKVRDNGRVINKSLYFALGVNMDGYKELLGMWISPNEGAKFWLSVLTEIHNRGVKDILIACVDGLTGFPNAIETVFPKTQVQLCIVHMVRNSVAFVPWQQRKQVCADLKAIYSAATESEAEFNLELFAEKWDKQYPSISKSWRSHWANIIPFFAFPTEIRRAIYTTNAIESMNSSLRKVIKSQQIFPSDDAAFKLVYLAMRNISKKWTMPIRDWKPALNRFAILFEDRLHV, from the coding sequence ATGAATATACGCAAAGAATTGCTCGACGAATTGCTGCAAGAATGTAAAACACCACCTGACCTATTCGGAGAAGGAGGCATTCTGAAACAACTGACAACCGCGTTGGTGGAGAGAGCCTTGGAAGCAGAACTATCAACCCATCTGGGATACGGTAAGCACGAACCAAGACCAGAAGGACAAACCAACAGTCGCAATGGCTATAGCCAGAAAAAAGTGCAAGGTGACTTTGGCGTAGCCGAAATCGCAGTCCCCCGAGATCGGCAAGGGGAGTTTGAACCGCAGATGGTGAAGAAAGGACAAAGTCGCTTGTCAGGACTAGATGAAAAGATCATTGCTCTCTACGCACGAGGTATGAGTGTCAGGGATATTCAAGCCCAGTTGCAAGAAATGTATGGTGTTGAAGTATCACCAACACTTATTTCCAATGTTACAGATGCAGTAATTGACGAGGTGAAGCAATGGCAAAACCGTCCCCTTGAAGCAGTCTATCCAATCGTCTTTCTGGACTGTCTAGTCATCAAAGTCCGAGACAATGGCAGAGTGATTAACAAATCCTTGTACTTTGCCTTGGGCGTGAATATGGACGGGTACAAGGAATTACTGGGTATGTGGATTTCTCCGAATGAAGGTGCGAAATTCTGGTTGTCAGTACTCACCGAAATTCACAACCGTGGGGTCAAAGATATTTTGATTGCCTGTGTCGATGGCTTGACTGGTTTCCCTAATGCGATTGAGACGGTATTTCCTAAAACTCAGGTGCAGTTATGCATTGTCCACATGGTCAGAAACTCGGTCGCTTTTGTACCTTGGCAACAACGCAAGCAAGTTTGTGCTGACCTCAAGGCTATTTATAGCGCGGCGACGGAATCGGAGGCTGAGTTTAATCTCGAACTCTTTGCTGAAAAGTGGGACAAGCAATATCCATCAATCTCCAAGTCTTGGCGCAGTCATTGGGCAAACATTATCCCCTTCTTTGCTTTCCCGACCGAGATTCGCAGGGCGATTTATACCACCAATGCGATTGAGTCGATGAACAGTAGTTTGCGGAAGGTGATTAAATCCCAACAGATTTTTCCCTCTGATGATGCTGCTTTCAAGCTCGTTTATTTAGCAATGCGGAATATCTCGAAGAAGTGGACGATGCCGATTCGTGATTGGAAACCTGCTCTTAATCGCTTTGCCATCCTCTTCGAGGATCGTCTCCACGTCTAG
- a CDS encoding transposase has translation MNDEIVAIYCLCDDILRAMNHQGDIQQQMSDAEVMTTAIVAVVYFCGNFEKARKQLSESQYMPNMLSRSRFNRRLYRVEPMLLMLFEALGQAWKQLNTESVYSIDSFPIPVCDNIRISRSKIYDGNEEYRGYQASKKRYFYGIKIHLMATESGEPGECKVKCVKSGIYTER, from the coding sequence ATGAATGATGAAATTGTAGCGATTTATTGCCTCTGTGACGATATTCTCCGAGCGATGAATCATCAAGGTGATATACAGCAACAGATGAGTGATGCCGAAGTAATGACTACAGCTATAGTTGCAGTTGTATATTTTTGTGGAAATTTCGAGAAGGCAAGAAAACAGCTGTCAGAGTCACAATACATGCCAAATATGCTGAGTCGGAGTCGGTTCAATCGCAGATTGTATAGGGTGGAACCGATGCTATTGATGTTGTTTGAAGCTTTGGGACAAGCATGGAAACAACTGAACACCGAATCGGTTTACAGCATTGATAGTTTTCCGATCCCCGTTTGTGACAATATTCGCATATCAAGGTCAAAAATCTATGATGGAAATGAAGAGTATCGAGGCTATCAAGCCAGCAAGAAACGGTACTTTTACGGTATTAAAATTCATTTGATGGCGACAGAGTCGGGAGAACCTGGAGAGTGTAAAGTGAAGTGTGTAAAGTCTGGGATATATACAGAGAGATGA
- a CDS encoding response regulator transcription factor, whose protein sequence is MTVTEASKPLRVLIVEDDPLIQLGLEQSLSQAPNITVIGIAEDGYIGVRMAQELIPDIIVMDIGLPRLDGISATQKIKTSLPNVHVVMLSSHTDDTEIIAALSSGADAYCVKGTNTESLLAAFAAAKDGATYLDPQIARKVMDHLKPPIQAENTSHLSQRELEVLKLIVEGKSNPEIAKQLYLSPNTIKTHVRGIMNKLSVDDRVQAAVIALRSGLVS, encoded by the coding sequence ATGACTGTGACAGAAGCTTCGAAACCTCTGAGAGTTCTAATTGTTGAAGATGATCCATTGATCCAACTTGGATTAGAACAATCCCTCTCTCAAGCACCAAATATCACAGTGATCGGCATCGCAGAGGATGGTTATATCGGTGTGAGAATGGCGCAGGAATTAATACCTGACATTATTGTGATGGATATTGGATTACCAAGACTAGATGGAATTTCTGCAACTCAAAAAATTAAGACTAGTCTACCGAATGTACATGTTGTGATGCTCAGCTCACATACTGATGACACAGAAATCATTGCTGCCCTCTCAAGTGGTGCTGATGCCTATTGCGTCAAAGGTACAAATACAGAAAGCCTTTTAGCGGCTTTTGCGGCGGCAAAGGATGGTGCAACTTACCTCGATCCTCAAATTGCTCGCAAAGTCATGGATCATCTCAAGCCACCCATCCAAGCTGAGAACACTTCCCATTTATCCCAAAGAGAACTAGAAGTACTGAAACTAATCGTTGAAGGAAAAAGTAACCCTGAGATTGCCAAACAGCTTTACCTCAGTCCTAATACGATTAAGACCCATGTACGTGGCATTATGAACAAGCTTTCTGTAGATGATCGCGTACAGGCTGCCGTTATTGCCTTACGCTCAGGACTCGTCAGTTAA
- a CDS encoding tetratricopeptide repeat protein — translation MIDQEEMYLQDSTVVEGSQFEHSLVVKDPEGMQGILLDDRFYKIGRSPKNDIVLRSQLVSREHATLTGILTDPPLFQMFRLSDGDLETGKSTNGLHINGERRDNWVLMHGDEIVFSSDTSAYYRIEPEPPYVNGKIDIFLDCLKKLAKTYIKARNYTNAAEGTLQQILVLTEQFYGKDHPNVANCLIDLAIFYYSQNNFTKAEPLFLQAISLRRKVLGEEHLDVASVMFDLAAIYNAQNLHTKAESIFLQALEIKQKLLGDHHPEIAAHMLDLAAIYYAQKRYQEVKNLYEKALKIHKRSLANDHPNIINIQKKLANIKKKLRPAWLSWQVLVSTALILITGGGIAYTFIAPKADITCVKVLPDGKTKSISAEECRQISK, via the coding sequence ATGATTGATCAAGAAGAGATGTATTTACAAGATTCGACTGTAGTTGAAGGTAGTCAATTTGAGCATTCTCTGGTGGTTAAAGATCCTGAAGGTATGCAAGGAATCTTGTTAGATGATCGATTTTATAAGATTGGTAGATCACCTAAAAACGATATTGTGCTGCGATCTCAGTTAGTATCCCGTGAACATGCAACTTTGACGGGTATATTAACCGATCCTCCTTTATTTCAAATGTTTCGACTTAGTGATGGCGATCTCGAAACAGGAAAAAGTACCAATGGGTTACATATCAATGGTGAACGTCGTGATAATTGGGTATTAATGCACGGCGATGAAATTGTATTTAGTAGTGATACTTCGGCATACTATCGAATTGAGCCAGAACCACCCTATGTAAATGGCAAAATCGACATTTTTTTAGATTGTTTAAAAAAACTAGCTAAGACTTATATTAAAGCTAGAAATTATACGAATGCGGCGGAAGGAACACTCCAACAAATTTTAGTTTTAACAGAGCAATTTTATGGCAAAGATCATCCCAACGTGGCAAATTGCTTAATTGATCTAGCTATATTTTATTATTCACAAAATAACTTTACGAAAGCTGAGCCTTTATTTTTACAAGCAATCTCTTTGCGCCGAAAAGTTCTTGGAGAAGAACATCTGGATGTTGCCAGTGTGATGTTCGATTTGGCAGCAATTTATAATGCTCAAAATCTACATACAAAAGCTGAGTCAATATTTTTACAAGCTCTAGAAATTAAGCAGAAATTATTGGGCGATCATCATCCAGAAATAGCTGCCCATATGCTTGATCTTGCCGCTATTTACTACGCTCAAAAGCGCTATCAGGAAGTCAAAAACCTCTATGAGAAAGCCTTGAAAATTCACAAGCGATCGCTTGCCAATGACCATCCCAATATTATTAACATTCAAAAGAAGTTAGCCAATATTAAGAAGAAGCTACGTCCTGCTTGGCTATCATGGCAAGTCTTAGTTTCTACAGCTTTGATATTAATTACTGGTGGTGGTATTGCCTATACTTTTATTGCCCCAAAAGCAGATATTACCTGTGTTAAGGTTTTACCTGATGGCAAAACTAAATCCATATCTGCTGAAGAATGTCGCCAAATTAGTAAGTAA
- the cbiB gene encoding adenosylcobinamide-phosphate synthase CbiB, with amino-acid sequence MLELSPNFLILIFAAILDRLIGDPVNWLHPVQVMGWMITQFTNLVIIQDAATNKRIPRLSSLMMRIAGFVLGVSMVLGSGAVTWLMLIIVSKFHPLFAIALSSILLASCFAGRSLRDAAESVLKVLQTGNLEQARQELSRYVGRDTADLSEIEILRAVLETVTENAIDAVTSPLFYALIGSFLFPYGGVALAIAYKASSTLDSMVGYREVPYSDLGWFSAKTDDVLTWIPCRLTVITLALVSGKSLAVWKICQRDAYQDPSPNSGWSECVYAAILQVQLGGENRYRGIIKYKPLLGDAINAIAPDKIQQALNLTRICFLLWLSLAILIATLFTAYLGFV; translated from the coding sequence GTGCTAGAACTATCTCCTAATTTTCTGATTTTAATTTTTGCGGCAATTCTCGATCGCTTAATTGGTGATCCTGTTAATTGGTTACATCCTGTACAGGTCATGGGTTGGATGATCACTCAATTCACTAATTTGGTAATCATTCAAGATGCTGCTACTAATAAACGGATTCCTCGATTATCGTCATTGATGATGAGAATTGCAGGATTTGTCTTAGGTGTCAGTATGGTTTTAGGAAGTGGGGCAGTAACTTGGCTGATGCTCATCATTGTTTCCAAATTTCACCCATTATTTGCGATCGCCCTATCCAGTATTTTATTAGCCTCATGTTTTGCGGGGCGCAGTCTCCGAGATGCCGCAGAATCCGTTTTAAAAGTATTGCAAACAGGAAATCTTGAGCAAGCTCGCCAAGAACTCAGTCGTTATGTGGGGCGCGATACGGCAGACTTGTCAGAGATAGAGATTTTACGAGCAGTACTGGAAACTGTCACTGAAAATGCGATCGATGCTGTGACATCACCCTTGTTTTATGCCTTGATTGGTTCCTTCTTGTTTCCCTATGGTGGTGTTGCCCTTGCGATCGCTTACAAAGCATCTAGCACCCTTGACTCGATGGTGGGCTATCGCGAAGTTCCCTATAGTGATTTAGGGTGGTTTAGCGCCAAAACCGATGATGTATTGACTTGGATACCCTGTCGGTTAACAGTAATTACCTTAGCCCTAGTTTCAGGAAAATCTCTTGCTGTCTGGAAAATTTGCCAACGCGATGCCTATCAAGACCCTAGCCCCAATTCTGGCTGGAGTGAATGTGTGTATGCAGCAATCTTGCAAGTGCAATTAGGAGGCGAAAATCGTTATCGAGGCATCATCAAGTACAAGCCTTTATTAGGGGATGCGATCAATGCGATCGCTCCAGACAAAATTCAGCAGGCGCTTAACTTAACACGAATTTGTTTTTTGTTGTGGCTGAGTTTGGCGATCTTAATTGCAACTCTATTTACAGCCTATTTAGGGTTTGTGTAA
- a CDS encoding phosphatase domain-containing protein, translating to MLTVYFTIGLPASGKSTWAKNKVDKAPNSIKRVNKDELRAMLDNSYFSKGNEKFVLDIQDSIIKAALENGKHVIVDNTHLAPKHEARIRELIKGLAVLEIVDFRHVPLEICIERDLKRMNSVGEKVIRDMYNQFIAPPRAPKPPYNPNLADAIICDLDGTLALIGDRSPYDAANCERDIVNEPVRSILQTSGKAILFVSGREDKFEPQTLAWLEKHNISFDGIYMRKSGDLRKDSIVKKEIYEEFILDKYNVAFVLDDRDQVVKLWRDLGLTCLQVDYGDF from the coding sequence ATGCTAACAGTCTATTTCACAATTGGTCTACCCGCTTCAGGCAAATCCACATGGGCAAAAAACAAAGTCGATAAGGCTCCTAATAGCATTAAACGAGTGAATAAAGACGAACTTCGCGCCATGCTGGATAATTCTTATTTTTCTAAAGGGAATGAAAAATTTGTCCTAGATATTCAAGACTCGATTATTAAAGCTGCTTTAGAAAATGGGAAGCATGTGATCGTTGATAATACCCATCTTGCACCTAAGCATGAAGCCAGAATTCGAGAGCTAATTAAGGGTTTAGCGGTACTAGAAATAGTAGACTTTCGCCATGTGCCACTAGAGATTTGCATCGAGAGGGACTTGAAGCGAATGAACTCCGTGGGCGAGAAAGTAATCCGTGACATGTATAACCAATTCATTGCTCCACCAAGAGCGCCGAAACCACCTTATAACCCTAATCTTGCTGATGCAATTATCTGTGATTTAGATGGAACACTGGCTTTGATTGGCGATCGCAGTCCCTACGATGCCGCTAATTGTGAGAGAGATATCGTCAATGAGCCAGTACGTTCTATTTTACAAACTTCAGGTAAGGCAATCCTATTTGTATCGGGACGAGAGGATAAATTTGAACCACAAACCTTAGCATGGTTAGAGAAGCATAATATCTCTTTTGATGGGATCTATATGCGAAAGTCTGGGGATTTGAGAAAAGACAGCATTGTGAAGAAGGAAATTTATGAAGAATTTATTCTTGATAAGTACAATGTGGCTTTTGTCCTAGATGATCGCGATCAAGTCGTTAAACTCTGGCGTGATTTGGGTTTAACTTGTCTCCAAGTTGACTATGGCGATTTTTAG